A genomic region of Burkholderia humptydooensis contains the following coding sequences:
- a CDS encoding LysE family translocator, giving the protein MLSAHLLLVYVAAVVAVYAVPGPDMAFVLQTGIGRGARHGAAAAAGLGLARAAHVTLSACGIAALLKSAPWLYETVRYGGALYLAYVAVQIFRSPAFALPDDGAPAARLRHTFAKGLLTNLLNPKALLFCSVLLPQFVQQGGAPVIAQMAALGAVLVLAGLCFDLACVAGATRIAGWLRAHPLAQIAQRWTFSAVLFGFALRLSID; this is encoded by the coding sequence ATGCTTTCCGCTCATCTGCTGCTCGTCTACGTCGCTGCCGTCGTCGCTGTCTACGCCGTGCCCGGCCCCGACATGGCGTTCGTGCTGCAGACGGGCATCGGTCGCGGCGCGCGGCACGGCGCGGCCGCCGCCGCCGGGCTCGGGCTCGCGCGCGCCGCGCACGTGACGCTGTCCGCGTGCGGCATCGCCGCGCTCCTGAAGAGCGCGCCGTGGCTCTACGAGACCGTGCGCTACGGCGGCGCGCTGTACCTCGCGTACGTCGCGGTGCAGATCTTCCGCTCGCCGGCGTTTGCGCTGCCCGACGACGGCGCGCCCGCTGCCCGGCTGCGTCATACCTTCGCCAAGGGCCTCCTCACCAACCTGCTCAACCCGAAGGCGCTGCTGTTCTGCTCGGTGCTGCTGCCGCAGTTCGTCCAGCAGGGCGGCGCGCCGGTGATCGCGCAGATGGCGGCGCTCGGCGCGGTGCTCGTGCTCGCGGGCTTATGCTTCGATCTCGCGTGCGTCGCCGGCGCGACGCGCATCGCCGGATGGTTGCGCGCGCATCCGCTTGCGCAGATCGCGCAGCGCTGGACGTTTTCCGCCGTGCTGTTCGGCTTCGCGCTGCGACTGTCGATCGACTGA
- a CDS encoding alpha-hydroxy acid oxidase, whose amino-acid sequence MSTVTSPIVEQNRPAASAAARPPRVLRDVLSLHDFEAKARRALPRPIFGYVSGAAEDNRTRDDNRAAFDEYAFVTRVLRDVSQRQQGVELFGRRYASPFGIAPMGINALSAYRGDVVLARAAQRAGIASIMSGSSLIPLEDVAAAAPDTWFQAYLPGDAGRIRALVERIARAGYRTLVVTVDIPVSANRENNVRTGFSTPLRPSPRLFWDGLTRPRWLLRTFARTLLTHGMPHFENSFATRGAPILSANVLRDFSARDHLNWAHVRQIREQWTGELVIKGVLSVDDALITREAGADGIILSNHGGRQLDGAVSPMRVLRDVVQAVGDGYPVMIDSGFRRGSDVLKALALGARMVFIGRPFNYAAAVAGEAGVAHAIRLLREEVDRNLAMLGVNGCEQLTPDVLIRKR is encoded by the coding sequence ATGAGCACCGTTACCTCCCCGATCGTCGAACAGAACCGGCCTGCGGCAAGCGCCGCCGCCAGGCCGCCGCGCGTCCTGCGGGACGTGCTGAGCCTGCACGACTTCGAGGCGAAGGCGCGCCGCGCGCTGCCGCGCCCGATCTTCGGCTACGTCAGCGGCGCGGCCGAAGACAACCGCACCCGCGACGACAACCGCGCGGCATTCGACGAATACGCCTTCGTGACGCGCGTGCTGCGCGACGTTTCGCAGCGGCAGCAGGGCGTCGAACTGTTCGGCCGGCGCTACGCGTCGCCGTTCGGCATCGCGCCGATGGGCATCAATGCGCTGTCGGCGTATCGCGGCGACGTCGTGCTCGCGCGCGCGGCGCAGCGCGCGGGGATCGCGTCGATCATGAGCGGCTCGTCGCTGATCCCGCTCGAGGACGTGGCCGCCGCCGCGCCCGACACGTGGTTCCAGGCGTACCTTCCGGGCGACGCCGGCCGCATTCGCGCGCTCGTCGAGCGCATCGCGCGCGCCGGCTACCGGACACTCGTCGTCACCGTCGACATTCCTGTGTCCGCGAACCGCGAAAACAACGTGCGCACGGGTTTTTCGACGCCGCTGCGCCCGAGCCCGCGCCTTTTCTGGGACGGGCTGACGCGGCCGCGCTGGCTGCTGCGCACGTTCGCGCGCACGCTGCTCACGCACGGCATGCCGCATTTCGAGAATTCGTTTGCGACGCGCGGCGCGCCGATTCTTTCCGCCAACGTGCTGCGCGATTTCTCCGCGCGCGATCACCTCAACTGGGCGCACGTGCGGCAAATCCGCGAGCAATGGACGGGCGAGCTCGTGATCAAGGGCGTGCTCAGCGTCGACGATGCGCTGATCACGCGCGAAGCGGGCGCCGACGGCATCATCCTGTCCAATCACGGCGGCCGCCAGTTGGACGGCGCCGTATCGCCGATGCGGGTCCTGCGCGACGTCGTGCAGGCTGTCGGCGACGGGTATCCGGTGATGATCGACAGCGGCTTTCGCCGCGGCTCGGACGTGCTGAAGGCGCTGGCGCTGGGCGCGCGGATGGTGTTCATCGGGCGGCCGTTCAACTATGCGGCGGCGGTGGCGGGCGAAGCCGGCGTCGCGCATGCGATTCGCCTGCTGCGGGAAGAAGTGGACCGGAACCTGGCGATGCTCGGCGTCAACGGCTGCGAGCAGTTGACGCCCGATGTGCTGATTCGCAAGCGTTGA
- a CDS encoding LysR family transcriptional regulator yields the protein MATPTLKQLDAFYWAATCANFSTAAQRLHLSISSLSKRINELEQAVGRTLFDRSGHRAVLTEDGETLLPAAVRVLESVAALQDAFAEDKGLTGRLRFGVGELSALTWLPRFVAAVQKLHPQLSLEPYVDVGAALEEKVDAGELDFAVIAGRSSRGSIQSQPVTEARFAWMAAEKLAGGERTLTPALLARHALVILPSGSGVTRILDEWLLACGINHPRRIACNNWSAVAGMLREGVGIGFLPTGWADARTGGGLVQLTSEPPLSPLHYAFQWRRGDMRGLIPSMLALVRQHADFR from the coding sequence ATGGCAACTCCGACGCTCAAGCAACTGGACGCCTTCTACTGGGCGGCGACCTGCGCCAATTTCTCGACCGCGGCGCAGCGGCTTCATCTGTCGATCTCGTCGTTGTCGAAGCGGATCAACGAGTTGGAGCAGGCCGTGGGCCGCACGCTGTTCGACCGCAGCGGCCATCGCGCGGTGCTGACCGAAGACGGCGAAACGCTGCTGCCGGCCGCCGTTCGCGTGCTGGAATCCGTCGCGGCGCTGCAGGACGCGTTCGCGGAAGACAAGGGATTGACGGGCCGCCTGCGCTTCGGCGTGGGCGAGCTGTCGGCGCTGACGTGGCTGCCTCGCTTCGTCGCGGCCGTGCAGAAACTGCATCCGCAGTTGAGCCTCGAGCCGTACGTCGACGTCGGCGCAGCGCTCGAAGAGAAGGTGGATGCGGGCGAGCTGGATTTCGCGGTGATCGCGGGCCGTTCGTCGCGCGGCAGCATCCAGTCGCAGCCGGTGACGGAAGCCCGGTTCGCGTGGATGGCCGCGGAAAAACTGGCGGGCGGCGAGCGCACGTTGACGCCGGCGTTGCTCGCGCGCCATGCGCTCGTCATCCTGCCCTCGGGCTCGGGCGTCACGCGCATCCTCGACGAATGGCTGCTCGCATGCGGAATCAATCATCCGCGACGCATCGCGTGCAACAACTGGAGCGCGGTGGCGGGCATGCTGCGCGAAGGCGTCGGCATCGGTTTCCTGCCCACCGGCTGGGCCGATGCGCGAACGGGCGGCGGCCTCGTGCAACTGACGAGCGAGCCGCCGCTGTCGCCGCTCCACTATGCGTTCCAATGGCGGCGCGGCGACATGCGCGGGCTGATTCCGTCGATGCTGGCGCTCGTGCGGCAGCACGCGGATTTTCGCTGA
- a CDS encoding S53 family peptidase, with translation MARHLHAGNESQIVAESTCIGPCDPAETIHVAVMLRRQEEQHLDSLLQGLASGDPNAKPVSREAFAQRFCAHPDDVGKVEAFAQRHGLAVARVDPVESLVVLTGTIAQFEAAFGVKLERFEHRTIGQYRSRTGDITLPDELHDVVTAVLGLDNRPQARPHFRLRPTFQPARGTAITFTPPQIAALYDFPPGDGAGQCIAIVELGGGYRPAEVQQYFSGLGLARQPKLVDVNVGAGRNAPTGDPSGPDGEVALDIEVAGAIAPGATLAIYFAQNSDAGFIQAVNQAVHDTTNRPSVVSISWGAAEASWTSQSIQAFGRVLQSAAALGVTVCAASGDDGSNDGLQDGANHVDFPASSPYVLACGGTRLDALPGQGIRSEVVWNDEAAGGGATGGGVSTVFDAPQWQSGLSATLAQGGSASPLAKRGVPDVAGDASPATGYEVLVAGTSTVMGGTSAVAPLWAALVARINAAAGSPAGWINPKLYRNAGALHDVSVGDNGAYAATPGWDACTGLGSPDGAKVAAALKSGAAG, from the coding sequence ATGGCAAGGCATCTTCACGCCGGCAACGAATCGCAGATCGTCGCCGAATCCACGTGCATCGGCCCGTGCGATCCGGCCGAGACGATTCATGTGGCGGTGATGTTGCGGCGGCAGGAAGAGCAGCACCTCGATTCGCTGTTGCAAGGCCTCGCGAGCGGCGATCCGAACGCGAAGCCGGTCTCGCGCGAAGCGTTCGCCCAGCGTTTCTGCGCCCATCCCGACGACGTCGGGAAAGTCGAGGCGTTCGCGCAGCGGCACGGCCTCGCGGTCGCGCGCGTCGATCCGGTCGAGAGCCTCGTCGTGCTGACGGGCACGATCGCACAGTTCGAGGCGGCGTTCGGCGTGAAGCTCGAGCGCTTCGAGCACCGGACGATCGGCCAGTATCGCAGCCGCACGGGCGACATCACGCTGCCGGACGAGCTGCACGACGTCGTCACCGCGGTGCTCGGGCTCGACAATCGCCCGCAGGCCCGGCCGCACTTCCGGCTGCGGCCGACTTTCCAGCCCGCGCGCGGCACGGCCATCACCTTCACGCCGCCGCAGATCGCGGCGCTCTACGATTTCCCGCCCGGCGACGGCGCGGGCCAGTGCATCGCGATCGTCGAGCTCGGCGGCGGCTATCGGCCGGCCGAGGTCCAGCAGTATTTCAGCGGCCTCGGGCTCGCGCGGCAGCCGAAGCTCGTCGACGTGAACGTCGGCGCCGGCCGCAACGCGCCGACGGGCGATCCGAGCGGGCCGGACGGCGAAGTCGCGCTCGATATCGAGGTCGCGGGCGCGATCGCGCCCGGCGCGACGCTCGCCATCTATTTTGCGCAGAACAGCGACGCCGGCTTCATCCAGGCGGTCAACCAGGCCGTGCACGACACGACGAACCGGCCGTCCGTCGTGTCGATCAGTTGGGGCGCGGCGGAGGCTAGCTGGACGTCGCAATCGATCCAGGCGTTCGGCCGCGTGCTGCAGTCGGCCGCGGCGCTCGGCGTGACGGTGTGCGCGGCGTCCGGCGACGACGGCTCGAACGACGGCTTGCAGGACGGCGCGAATCACGTCGATTTCCCGGCGTCGAGCCCGTACGTGCTCGCGTGCGGCGGCACGCGGCTCGACGCGCTGCCGGGGCAGGGCATTCGCAGCGAGGTCGTGTGGAACGACGAAGCGGCGGGCGGCGGCGCGACGGGCGGCGGCGTCAGCACCGTGTTCGACGCGCCGCAGTGGCAGAGCGGCCTGAGCGCGACGCTCGCGCAGGGCGGCAGTGCGTCGCCGCTCGCGAAGCGCGGCGTGCCGGACGTCGCGGGTGACGCGTCGCCCGCGACGGGCTACGAGGTGCTCGTCGCGGGCACGTCGACGGTGATGGGCGGCACGAGCGCCGTCGCGCCGCTGTGGGCCGCGCTCGTCGCGCGGATCAACGCGGCGGCGGGCAGCCCCGCAGGCTGGATCAACCCGAAGCTGTACCGGAACGCGGGCGCGCTGCACGACGTCTCGGTGGGCGACAACGGCGCGTATGCGGCGACGCCGGGCTGGGACGCGTGCACGGGGCTCGGCAGCCCGGACGGCGCGAAGGTCGCGGCGGCGCTGAAGAGCGGCGCGGCGGGCTGA
- a CDS encoding S10 family peptidase, translating into MSIDSTSSGGVQPLHHGASASVHAPPPIVVTPKDDGDQPFFDPLAYGNGPDDSVADTTEAAAITHHTIQIDGRTIAYTAAAGHLVTVDASSSQPAAKIFYVAFTQDGQQEETRPVTFFYNGGPGSSAVFVLLGSFAPRRIRTSMPSFTPPAPYRMEDNPDSLIDKSDLVFINPVGTGYSAAIAPRKNRDFWGVDQDANSIKQFIKRYLTKNNRWNSPKYLFGESYGTARSCVLAFKLHEDGVDLNGITLQSSILDYRQAGNPVGALPTAAADAWYHKRLGVAPAPADLGAFVEEVAQFARTDYLGALRKFPQADAAVVKKLSDYTGIDTTTLLSWSLDIAGYDTRGNSLFLTTLLKARGLALGAYDGRVTGIESGIAGKIDPNSGGNDPTMTAVSGVYTAMWNAYLNEQLKYTSNSSFTDLNDQAFKYWDFGHIDPTGAQQGVDPKGNVILYTAGDLAATMALNVDLKVLSANGLYDFVTPFYQTVLDLQQMPLEAPAVRQNLSARFYPSGHMVYLDGGSRTALKHDLAQMYESTVRDTAAVMRIRALQEKKRT; encoded by the coding sequence ATGAGCATCGATTCGACTTCTTCCGGCGGCGTGCAGCCGCTGCATCACGGCGCTTCGGCTTCGGTTCACGCGCCGCCGCCGATCGTCGTCACGCCGAAGGACGACGGCGATCAGCCGTTCTTCGACCCGCTCGCCTACGGCAACGGTCCCGACGATTCGGTGGCGGACACGACCGAGGCCGCGGCGATCACGCACCACACGATCCAGATCGACGGCCGCACGATCGCGTACACGGCAGCCGCGGGCCACCTCGTGACCGTCGACGCGAGCAGTTCGCAGCCGGCCGCGAAGATCTTCTACGTCGCGTTTACGCAGGACGGCCAGCAGGAGGAAACGCGCCCCGTCACGTTCTTCTACAACGGCGGGCCGGGCTCGTCGGCGGTGTTCGTGCTGCTCGGCTCGTTCGCGCCGCGGCGGATCCGCACGTCGATGCCGAGCTTCACGCCGCCCGCGCCGTACCGGATGGAAGACAATCCGGACAGCCTGATCGACAAGAGCGACCTCGTGTTCATCAATCCGGTCGGCACCGGCTATTCGGCAGCGATCGCGCCACGCAAGAACCGCGATTTCTGGGGCGTCGATCAGGACGCGAACTCGATCAAGCAGTTCATCAAGCGCTATCTGACGAAGAACAACCGCTGGAACTCGCCGAAGTACCTGTTCGGCGAATCGTACGGCACCGCGCGCAGTTGCGTGCTCGCGTTCAAGCTGCACGAGGACGGCGTCGACCTGAACGGGATCACGCTGCAGTCGTCGATCCTCGATTACCGGCAGGCGGGCAATCCGGTGGGCGCGCTGCCGACCGCGGCGGCCGACGCGTGGTATCACAAGCGGCTCGGCGTCGCGCCGGCGCCGGCCGATCTCGGCGCGTTCGTCGAGGAGGTCGCGCAGTTCGCGCGCACCGACTATCTCGGCGCGCTGCGCAAGTTCCCGCAGGCCGACGCGGCCGTCGTCAAGAAGCTGTCCGACTATACCGGCATCGACACGACGACGCTGCTGTCGTGGAGCCTCGACATCGCGGGCTACGACACGCGCGGCAACTCGCTGTTCCTCACGACGCTGCTCAAGGCGCGCGGCCTCGCGCTCGGCGCGTACGACGGCCGCGTGACGGGGATCGAATCGGGGATCGCGGGCAAGATCGATCCGAACTCGGGCGGCAACGATCCGACGATGACCGCGGTGTCGGGCGTCTACACGGCGATGTGGAACGCGTATCTGAACGAGCAACTGAAGTACACGTCGAACTCGTCGTTCACCGACCTGAACGATCAGGCGTTCAAGTACTGGGACTTCGGCCACATCGATCCGACGGGCGCGCAGCAGGGCGTCGATCCGAAGGGCAACGTGATCCTGTACACGGCGGGCGATCTCGCCGCGACGATGGCGCTGAACGTCGACCTGAAGGTGCTGTCGGCGAACGGTCTCTACGATTTCGTCACGCCGTTCTACCAGACGGTGCTCGATCTGCAGCAGATGCCGCTCGAGGCGCCGGCGGTACGGCAGAACCTGTCCGCGCGGTTCTATCCGTCGGGGCACATGGTGTATCTCGACGGCGGCTCGCGCACCGCGCTCAAGCACGATCTCGCGCAGATGTACGAATCGACGGTGCGCGACACCGCGGCGGTGATGCGGATTCGCGCGTTGCAGGAGAAAAAGCGCACGTAG